The following are encoded in a window of Bradyrhizobium guangdongense genomic DNA:
- a CDS encoding 4-hydroxythreonine-4-phosphate dehydrogenase PdxA, which yields MTAKPLIALAMGDPAGISPELTAKLVSLDEIRARARLVVIGDRRVFEAGAKIARVTPDLTAVEQGADFDELTDDALFLDLGHLDPARVERGVASLAGGQFALANYRRALEFGRDGRVDAVCFTPFNKAAMRLARADYDDEIAFSAEVAGLKTPASEFNVLGELWNARVTSHIPLRDVAAKLSGERIRRALMLTDACMRKAGFARPRIAVAGLNPHAGDGGNFGREEIDVIAPVVEAGKREGMAVEGPFPADTVFLRAKAGAFDAVLTMYHDQGQIAMKLMGFDRGVTLLGGFPFPICTPAHGTAYDIAGQGIASVGASRTAVLLAADMAARRAAW from the coding sequence ATGACCGCAAAGCCGCTCATTGCGCTTGCGATGGGAGATCCCGCCGGCATCAGCCCGGAGCTGACGGCAAAGCTCGTGTCGCTGGATGAAATCCGCGCCCGCGCCCGCCTCGTCGTGATCGGCGACCGCCGTGTCTTCGAGGCGGGGGCGAAGATCGCGCGTGTCACGCCGGATCTGACGGCGGTGGAGCAGGGCGCCGATTTCGATGAGCTGACTGATGATGCGCTGTTCCTCGATCTCGGTCACCTCGATCCCGCACGGGTCGAGCGTGGCGTGGCGAGCCTTGCGGGCGGGCAATTTGCGCTCGCCAATTACAGGCGGGCGCTCGAATTCGGCAGGGATGGCCGGGTCGATGCGGTCTGCTTCACGCCCTTCAACAAAGCCGCCATGCGCCTTGCGCGCGCCGATTATGACGACGAGATCGCCTTCTCCGCGGAGGTCGCGGGGCTGAAGACGCCGGCCAGCGAATTCAACGTGCTCGGCGAGCTCTGGAATGCGCGCGTCACCTCGCACATTCCGCTGAGGGATGTTGCCGCCAAACTGTCCGGCGAGCGTATCCGCCGCGCGCTCATGCTGACCGATGCCTGCATGCGCAAGGCGGGCTTTGCGCGGCCTCGCATTGCCGTGGCGGGCCTCAACCCGCATGCCGGCGACGGCGGCAATTTCGGCCGTGAGGAGATTGATGTCATCGCGCCCGTGGTCGAAGCCGGCAAGCGCGAGGGCATGGCCGTGGAGGGCCCGTTTCCCGCCGACACCGTGTTTCTGCGCGCCAAGGCGGGCGCCTTCGATGCGGTGCTGACCATGTATCACGACCAGGGCCAGATCGCGATGAAGCTGATGGGCTTCGATCGCGGCGTGACCCTGCTCGGCGGCTTCCCGTTCCCGATCTGCACGCCCGCCCACGGCACGGCCTACGACATCGCCGGCCAGGGGATCGCATCGGTCGGCGCCAGTCGCACCGCCGTGCTGCTCGCGGCAGACATGGCCGCGCGTCGGGCCGCCTGGTAG
- a CDS encoding L,D-transpeptidase family protein, whose translation MAEARPLRAAAKIAFAVTLLALTATPGLAAGMDPAAIASAQPSKKTLSKDKPTPAGVHLQVLLDRAHFSPGEIDGKFGENARKALRAFAEARQLAASDEVTDDLWKALQTDDRPPTTTYTITDKDVAGPFLRKLPAKMEDMKDIPKLGYTSPREALAEKFHMSEQLLAALNPGRHFDRAGETIAVVDTSDGGTAPVKGERVEVDKVRQTVKLFDKSNALIGFYPASVGSEEKPSPSGTLKVTEIDQNPTYRYNPAYHFKGVHARKPFKIMPGPNNPVGTVWINLSADGYGIHGTPSPQNISKGQSHGCVRLTNWDAQRVAASVSKGTPVVFVEGTS comes from the coding sequence ATGGCCGAGGCGAGGCCGCTGCGCGCGGCCGCGAAGATTGCATTTGCCGTCACGCTGCTCGCCTTGACGGCCACCCCGGGGCTCGCCGCCGGGATGGATCCGGCCGCCATCGCGTCAGCCCAGCCATCGAAGAAGACCCTCTCGAAGGACAAGCCGACCCCGGCGGGGGTGCACCTGCAGGTTCTGCTGGACCGGGCCCATTTCTCGCCGGGCGAGATCGACGGCAAGTTCGGCGAGAACGCCAGGAAAGCGCTACGCGCTTTTGCGGAAGCGCGGCAATTGGCGGCTTCCGACGAGGTCACCGATGATCTCTGGAAGGCGCTGCAGACGGACGATCGGCCGCCGACGACCACCTACACCATCACCGACAAGGACGTCGCAGGTCCGTTCCTGCGCAAGCTTCCGGCCAAGATGGAGGACATGAAGGACATTCCGAAACTCGGCTACACCAGCCCGCGCGAGGCATTGGCCGAGAAGTTTCACATGAGCGAGCAGCTGCTGGCAGCGCTCAATCCGGGGCGCCATTTCGATCGCGCCGGTGAGACCATTGCCGTGGTCGATACCAGCGACGGCGGCACCGCTCCCGTCAAGGGCGAACGGGTCGAGGTCGACAAGGTCAGGCAGACCGTCAAGCTGTTCGACAAGTCGAACGCGCTGATCGGCTTCTATCCGGCGAGCGTCGGCAGCGAGGAGAAGCCGTCGCCATCGGGCACGCTGAAGGTCACCGAGATCGATCAAAACCCGACCTACCGCTACAATCCCGCCTATCATTTCAAGGGCGTTCATGCCCGCAAACCCTTCAAGATCATGCCCGGCCCGAACAATCCCGTCGGGACGGTGTGGATCAACCTCTCCGCCGACGGCTACGGCATCCACGGCACACCGTCCCCGCAAAATATCTCCAAGGGCCAATCGCACGGCTGCGTGCGACTGACGAATTGGGATGCGCAGCGCGTGGCCGCGAGCGTCTCGAAGGGCACGCCGGTCGTCTTCGTCGAG